GCCCTGCTCCTGCTTGACGAGCTTGAGCCCCTCGGCCGTCACGGCCCCGGGGGGGCCGTGCAGGGAGTACAGGTGGTCCTTCCCGCCTTGGACGCGGAACACGTCGAGGGCGTAGCCCTGGCCGTCGCCGAGCTTCACGAACATGAGGGTGCGCTGGTACTTGCCGGCGGCGGCATACACGCTGCCGCCGTCAACCCGCAGGGCCCCAAAGCTCTCCCCGTGGCAGTAGGTCTCCGGGAAGCCGACCCAGTTTGTCGTCTGGGGCAGCTCGTCCACCAGCACGGTGTTGTGGCTGATGGTGTTGTCGGTCACGAGCAGGCGATGGGGCCAGCTCGTGGCGTACTCGGGGTAGCCGTGGTCGGGCATCATGCACAGGCCCCGGTAGAAGATGTCCCAGTTCAGCCGGTCCAGGTGCCCGTGGCCACCGTTGCGCCCGTAGTAGCACCACAGGCCCGTTCCTGGCTTGCCCCAGCCGTACTCAACGGAGGCCAGGCCGTAGCCGGCCATGTTATGCCCGCCGATCCACGGGTTGCCCTCGTTCCGGGCCTGCTCGGCCAGGGCCGCGATCTCGCGCTCGATCTTCATCGGGTCGCTGCTGAAGATGTCGCGCCCCAGGCCCTCGGCCTTCTCGCCGTTGGCGTAGTACGCCGCCAGCCCCAGCTTCGGGTCGTGCAGGTAGCGGTAGCCCCGCACGATGAACTCCGGGTCGCAGTTCACCTTGCCCACGCTGCCGCACGAGCCCGTGTCGCCGGTGTTGGGGGTGGCGTAGTTCAGCAGTGCGATGCGCCAGCCGGCGGTGAAGGTGGCCTTGAACTGGGGGAAGTCGCGGTAGATGTCATGCTTGGTGTACTTGCCGTAGTCGGCCAGCAGGTCGGCCACCTTGCCGATGTTGATGCCCCAGCTCAGGGCATAGCCGGGCGCGGCCTCGGCGCCGACGCCGTCCCGGTCAATGCCGCCGACGATGACCGTGGGGATGTGCTCGCCTTTGGCCTCGAAGAGGTAGTCCAGCCACTGCTCGGTCTCGGGGTTGGTGTCCAGAGCGATGGCGCAGGTGGCCAGAGTCGTCTGGTTCATGCCCTCATTGCCGTTGCAGTTGTGCTCGTAGACGGCCTTGGCGCCCTCGCGCAGGATGCCGTCGTCCAGGTTCTGCACCAACAGCTCGCGCGTGCCCTTCGGGCGCTTGAGCTTGAACTGCTTCGCCCTCTCGGCCAGGAAAGCGTACAGAGCGGGGTCGTCCTTCGTGCCGGACAGGACGCGGTCCACCGCCCGGGCGAGGCTGGTCACGGTGCCGGTCTCCCAGATGCTGCCCTGGATCTTGCCCCGGCCGCCGCCCCCGTCCGAGTGGTAGTAGCCCATCTTCGAGTACGTCTTCCAGTCGTAGTCCGGGTACACGTCGGCGATGCGGTCCAGCATCACCAGCGCCTTGTGCGCGTACTTCTGATCGCCGGTGAAGACGTACGCGTTGCTGACGGCGTCCACGGCCCCTGTCAGCTTGCCCCAGTATTGCCAGACGTAGTAGGCCACGAAGAGATAGCGGTGACCCTCGCCATCGAACCAGCCGTAGCCGTCGTCCACGCCATAGGTGCGCAGGGGGCCATTGGCGTCGGGGTGCTCGCTGTTGAACAGCAGGCTCCGGTCGGCCTGCGCGGGGTCGAAGACGCCTGTCTCGTCTATCCCGCTCGCGTAGTACTTC
This genomic stretch from bacterium harbors:
- a CDS encoding heparinase II/III family protein — its product is MIHPLPLMVAVVIVIGIALPAYAVRDLGGYYTAERITNLRANCDKYDWAASQRQGAISAATYWVGKSDDELWRMIPGQKLPRCIDVSMYKGQRPGCPKCGQQINKYGNYPYNMDLSQPFKLTCPSCKEVFPKNDFAKYYASGIDETGVFDPAQADRSLLFNSEHPDANGPLRTYGVDDGYGWFDGEGHRYLFVAYYVWQYWGKLTGAVDAVSNAYVFTGDQKYAHKALVMLDRIADVYPDYDWKTYSKMGYYHSDGGGGRGKIQGSIWETGTVTSLARAVDRVLSGTKDDPALYAFLAERAKQFKLKRPKGTRELLVQNLDDGILREGAKAVYEHNCNGNEGMNQTTLATCAIALDTNPETEQWLDYLFEAKGEHIPTVIVGGIDRDGVGAEAAPGYALSWGINIGKVADLLADYGKYTKHDIYRDFPQFKATFTAGWRIALLNYATPNTGDTGSCGSVGKVNCDPEFIVRGYRYLHDPKLGLAAYYANGEKAEGLGRDIFSSDPMKIEREIAALAEQARNEGNPWIGGHNMAGYGLASVEYGWGKPGTGLWCYYGRNGGHGHLDRLNWDIFYRGLCMMPDHGYPEYATSWPHRLLVTDNTISHNTVLVDELPQTTNWVGFPETYCHGESFGALRVDGGSVYAAAGKYQRTLMFVKLGDGQGYALDVFRVQGGKDHLYSLHGPPGAVTAEGLKLVKQEQGTYAGPDVRYRSADKRGARYGYSWVTNVERDAAPPAQFTLDWKVESGWRGVQVGDDIHLRVHSLTPLSDVALGDMEPPQNKTGNPRWLRYLLAHRVLAGGTPALGGGGAAGAGGAQAPALQSTFATVVEPYRDRPALAKVERLKITAGPESAQAVAVKVTRADGTVDYLLASDDDAAVIKTEGGPEFSGAVGWLHVRDGKVLDAALSRGGRLSFGDFTLALPGAGYTGKIVRMDQDMAGLGEVWVDAPLPEGTVLRGQQLIISSDRVRNACYEIQSVTRDGDLSKVSLGEVCFIREFKDAQDYSKGYNYEFEEGAPFIIPHNVCVTRLNDNTYKVRQTVKAELTVPK